In Kitasatospora gansuensis, a genomic segment contains:
- the serS gene encoding serine--tRNA ligase encodes MIDLRLLREDPDRVRASQRARGEDVDLVDALLSADERRRSSGTRFDDLRNEQKTLGKQIPKAQGDEKAALLKRTGELSAEVKAAEAEQREANEEADRLLRLLANLIDPAAPVGGEEDFVTLEEIGTPRDFAAEGFEPKDHVELGKVLGAIDTERGAKVAGSRSYYLTGVGALLELALVNMAVAQAVEAGFTPMITPALVRPAAMDGTGFLGQAAENVYFLEEEDRYLVGTSEVPLAAYHMDEIIDADKLPLRYAGYSSCFRREAGTYGKDTRGIIRVHQFEKVEMFVFTTPEDAEAEHRRLLQWEKDFLNALELPYRVIDVASGDLGSSAVRKFDIEAWIPTQGKYREVTSTSNCTEFQSRRLAIRLRDADNKVRPLATLNGTLVAVPRMIVAILENHQLADGSVAVPEALRPFLGGRAVLEPVK; translated from the coding sequence GTGATTGACCTTCGCCTGCTCCGTGAGGACCCCGACCGAGTGCGCGCCTCGCAGCGTGCCCGTGGTGAGGACGTCGACCTGGTCGACGCCCTCCTCTCCGCCGACGAACGGCGCCGCTCCTCGGGCACCCGCTTCGACGACCTGCGCAACGAGCAGAAGACGCTCGGCAAGCAGATCCCCAAGGCCCAGGGCGACGAGAAGGCCGCGCTGCTCAAGCGCACCGGCGAGCTCTCCGCCGAGGTCAAGGCCGCCGAGGCCGAGCAGCGCGAGGCCAACGAGGAGGCCGACCGCCTGCTCCGGCTGCTGGCCAACCTGATCGACCCCGCCGCCCCGGTCGGTGGCGAGGAGGACTTCGTCACGCTCGAGGAGATCGGCACCCCGCGCGACTTCGCGGCCGAGGGCTTCGAGCCCAAGGACCACGTCGAGCTGGGCAAGGTCCTCGGCGCGATCGACACCGAGCGCGGCGCCAAGGTGGCCGGATCGCGCTCCTACTACCTGACCGGCGTCGGTGCGCTGCTCGAGCTCGCCCTGGTCAACATGGCGGTCGCGCAGGCGGTCGAGGCCGGCTTCACCCCGATGATCACCCCGGCCCTGGTCCGCCCGGCGGCCATGGACGGCACCGGCTTCCTCGGCCAGGCGGCGGAGAACGTCTACTTCCTCGAGGAAGAGGACCGCTACCTGGTCGGCACCAGCGAGGTCCCGCTCGCCGCGTACCACATGGACGAGATCATCGACGCGGACAAGCTGCCGCTGCGGTACGCCGGTTACTCGTCCTGCTTCCGCCGCGAGGCCGGCACCTACGGCAAGGACACCCGGGGCATCATCCGGGTGCACCAGTTCGAGAAGGTGGAGATGTTCGTCTTCACCACGCCCGAGGACGCCGAGGCCGAGCACCGCCGCCTGCTCCAGTGGGAGAAGGACTTCCTCAACGCGCTCGAACTCCCCTACCGGGTGATCGACGTCGCCTCCGGCGACCTCGGCTCCTCGGCGGTGCGGAAGTTCGACATCGAGGCCTGGATCCCGACCCAGGGCAAGTACCGCGAGGTCACCTCGACCTCGAACTGCACCGAGTTCCAGTCCCGTCGGCTCGCCATCCGGCTCCGCGACGCGGACAACAAGGTGCGCCCGCTGGCCACCCTGAACGGCACCCTGGTCGCCGTCCCGCGCATGATCGTGGCCATCCTGGAGAACCACCAGCTGGCCGACGGTTCGGTCGCCGTACCGGAGGCGCTGCGGCCCTTCCTGGGCGGGCGAGCCGTCCTGGAACCGGTCAAGTGA
- a CDS encoding HAD family hydrolase: MTTLPYRLVATDLDGTLLNSAETVTPRTRAALATAVAAGALHIIVTGRSAVWARPVFDEIGYTGLAVCGQGAQVYDAGAHRLLTSLTLDRRAAAEAIAKIEAEIGTLAIAANQDGLDGEVLCGPGYQLEIGTGLPIRQVGVEELLVAPISKLYVQHAGHDDDSLAEVAQRVAGDLVGVTMAGAGIVELLPLGLTKATGLAVAAHRLGVKGAQTIAFGDMPNDVPMFGWAAHGVAMANGHEQLLAVADEVTVSNDEDGVAVVLERLFS; this comes from the coding sequence GTGACCACCCTGCCCTACCGGTTGGTCGCGACCGACCTGGACGGGACACTGCTGAACTCGGCGGAGACCGTCACCCCGCGCACCCGCGCCGCGCTGGCCACGGCCGTCGCGGCCGGGGCGCTGCACATCATCGTCACCGGCCGGTCCGCGGTCTGGGCCCGGCCGGTGTTCGACGAGATCGGCTACACCGGCCTCGCGGTCTGCGGGCAGGGCGCCCAGGTCTACGACGCCGGGGCGCACCGGCTGCTCACCTCGCTCACCCTGGACCGGCGGGCGGCGGCCGAGGCGATCGCCAAGATCGAGGCCGAGATCGGCACGCTGGCGATCGCCGCCAACCAGGACGGGCTGGACGGCGAGGTGCTGTGCGGGCCCGGCTACCAGCTGGAGATCGGCACCGGGCTGCCGATCCGTCAGGTCGGCGTCGAGGAGCTCCTGGTGGCTCCGATCAGCAAGCTCTACGTCCAGCACGCCGGGCACGACGACGACTCCCTGGCGGAGGTGGCCCAGCGGGTCGCCGGCGACCTGGTCGGCGTCACCATGGCCGGGGCCGGCATCGTGGAGCTGCTCCCGCTCGGCCTGACCAAGGCCACCGGCCTCGCGGTCGCCGCGCACCGGCTCGGCGTCAAGGGCGCCCAGACCATCGCGTTCGGGGACATGCCGAACGATGTGCCGATGTTCGGCTGGGCCGCGCACGGGGTGGCGATGGCCAACGGGCACGAGCAGCTGCTCGCGGTGGCGGACGAGGTGACCGTCAGCAACGACGAGGACGGCGTGGCCGTCGTGCTGGAACGGCTCTTCTCGTAG
- a CDS encoding SCO family protein, with protein sequence MARTLSPRLLGAAALALTAALALTACGSGGSSADGPAKVSKASSNSPYQATLLGKHFEKPELTLTDTSGQPFDLRKQTTGRPTLLFFGYTSCPDVCPTTMGDIGVAMSKLPAEEQKKIDVVFVSTDPQRDTPQVLRTWLDAMGKNFIGLTGDLNQVKAAAKSLGVLVEDPIVNKDGSVTSSHGAQVLTFLPQDDKAHLLYLSSTSVQTFEHDLPLLAKGVPA encoded by the coding sequence ATGGCACGTACCCTTTCCCCCCGACTGCTCGGCGCCGCCGCCCTCGCGCTGACCGCCGCCCTCGCCCTCACCGCCTGCGGCTCCGGCGGCAGCAGCGCCGACGGCCCGGCCAAGGTCTCGAAGGCGAGCAGCAACTCGCCCTACCAGGCCACCCTGCTGGGCAAGCACTTCGAGAAGCCCGAGCTGACCCTCACCGACACCTCGGGGCAGCCCTTCGACCTGCGCAAGCAGACCACCGGGCGCCCCACCCTGCTGTTCTTCGGCTACACCAGCTGCCCGGACGTCTGCCCGACCACGATGGGCGACATCGGCGTGGCGATGTCGAAGCTCCCGGCCGAGGAGCAGAAGAAGATCGACGTGGTCTTCGTCTCCACCGACCCCCAGCGGGACACCCCGCAGGTGCTGCGCACCTGGCTGGACGCGATGGGCAAGAACTTCATCGGGCTGACGGGTGACCTGAACCAGGTGAAGGCCGCCGCCAAGTCGCTCGGTGTCCTGGTCGAGGACCCGATCGTGAACAAGGACGGCAGCGTCACCTCCTCGCACGGCGCCCAGGTGCTGACCTTCCTGCCGCAGGACGACAAGGCGCACCTGCTCTACCTGAGCAGCACCTCGGTGCAGACCTTCGAACACGACCTGCCGCTGCTGGCCAAGGGGGTGCCCGCATGA
- the pheA gene encoding prephenate dehydratase, translating to MSATRYTYLGPAGTFTEAALRTLPEAATRELVPLASVPAVLDAVRAGEASGAFVPVENSVEGAVTATSDELATGTALMIYREVLLPISFALLVRPGTALDDIKTVTSHPVAQPQVRRWLAANLPDARWESAASNADGARLVQEGRFDGAFAGEFAAPIYGLEPLVTDIHDAANATTRFVLVGRPGRVSSPTGADKTSMVVWLPDDHPGALLELLQEFAVRGINLMRIESRPTGEGLGNYCFLIDCEGHLSERRVSEALMGLRRICPQVRFLGSYPRADQGRPTALRPGTSDEDFSLAADWLSRALDGRGEA from the coding sequence ATGTCGGCCACCCGCTACACCTACCTCGGCCCCGCCGGAACGTTCACGGAGGCGGCGCTGCGTACGCTGCCGGAGGCCGCGACCCGGGAGCTGGTGCCGCTGGCCTCGGTGCCGGCCGTACTGGACGCGGTGCGGGCGGGCGAGGCGAGCGGTGCGTTCGTCCCGGTCGAGAACTCCGTCGAGGGCGCCGTCACCGCCACCAGCGACGAACTCGCCACCGGCACGGCCCTGATGATCTACCGCGAGGTGCTGCTGCCGATCTCGTTCGCGCTGCTGGTGCGGCCGGGGACGGCGCTGGACGACATCAAGACCGTCACCAGCCACCCGGTGGCCCAGCCCCAGGTGCGCCGCTGGCTGGCCGCCAACCTGCCGGACGCCCGCTGGGAGTCGGCCGCCTCCAACGCGGACGGCGCGCGGCTGGTGCAGGAGGGCCGGTTCGACGGGGCGTTCGCCGGGGAGTTCGCGGCGCCGATCTACGGTCTTGAACCGCTGGTCACCGACATCCACGACGCGGCCAACGCGACCACCCGGTTCGTCCTGGTGGGGCGGCCGGGCCGGGTGTCCTCACCGACCGGGGCGGACAAGACCTCGATGGTGGTCTGGCTGCCGGACGACCACCCGGGCGCGCTGCTGGAGCTGCTCCAGGAGTTCGCGGTGCGCGGCATCAACCTGATGCGGATCGAGTCCCGGCCGACCGGCGAGGGGCTCGGCAACTACTGCTTCCTGATCGACTGCGAGGGGCACCTGAGCGAGCGCCGGGTGAGCGAGGCGCTGATGGGGCTGCGGCGGATCTGCCCGCAGGTGCGGTTCCTCGGCTCCTATCCGCGGGCGGACCAGGGCCGGCCGACCGCGCTGCGGCCCGGCACCTCGGACGAGGATTTCAGCCTGGCCGCGGACTGGCTCTCCCGGGCACTGGACGGGCGCGGCGAGGCTTGA
- a CDS encoding NAD-dependent epimerase/dehydratase family protein, which yields MQRICVIGGSRYFGKLLVDRLRAAGHQVTVINRGSTAPPAGVEHLVVDRNDEAALTAALDARTFDVVVDQVCYTPVQAAIAVRAFAGRTRRYVMTSTIEVYDPGSAALPTVAAGTPVPEELVDPATWRVAADLPWHDDAYLEAHYAEGKRQAEAVFTRADGFEFATVRSAHVLGGGTQEFTGRLAHYAARVVAGEEIAVHAQVLPTVFIHHEELAELLRWAATADFTGPLNACSDGPLDVHDLVAVIAAQAGRAPVHRTVPAGGKASPFSYDRHYAMSNARAKDLGFSFSHTADWLPGAVAEALTQSVPSI from the coding sequence ATGCAAAGGATCTGCGTGATCGGCGGAAGCCGGTACTTCGGAAAACTCCTGGTGGACCGCCTGCGGGCCGCAGGCCACCAGGTGACCGTGATCAACCGGGGCTCCACCGCGCCGCCCGCCGGTGTCGAGCACCTCGTCGTCGACCGGAACGACGAAGCCGCCCTGACCGCCGCGCTGGACGCCCGCACCTTCGACGTCGTGGTGGACCAGGTCTGCTACACCCCGGTGCAGGCCGCGATCGCCGTCCGCGCCTTCGCCGGCCGGACCCGGCGCTACGTCATGACCTCCACGATCGAGGTCTACGACCCCGGGTCGGCGGCGCTGCCGACCGTGGCGGCAGGTACGCCGGTGCCGGAGGAACTGGTGGACCCGGCGACCTGGCGGGTGGCCGCCGACCTGCCCTGGCACGACGACGCGTACCTGGAGGCGCACTACGCCGAGGGCAAGCGGCAGGCGGAGGCCGTCTTCACCCGGGCCGACGGCTTCGAGTTCGCCACGGTGCGCAGCGCCCATGTGCTCGGCGGCGGCACACAGGAGTTCACCGGCCGGCTGGCGCACTACGCCGCGCGCGTCGTCGCGGGGGAGGAGATCGCCGTGCACGCGCAGGTGCTGCCCACCGTCTTCATCCACCACGAGGAGCTGGCGGAGCTGCTCCGGTGGGCGGCCACGGCCGACTTCACCGGTCCGCTGAACGCCTGCTCCGACGGTCCGCTGGACGTTCACGACCTCGTCGCCGTGATCGCGGCGCAGGCCGGCCGGGCGCCGGTCCACCGGACCGTCCCGGCGGGTGGGAAGGCTTCGCCGTTCTCCTACGACCGGCACTACGCGATGAGCAACGCTCGCGCCAAGGACCTGGGCTTCTCCTTCTCCCACACCGCCGACTGGCTGCCCGGCGCCGTCGCCGAAGCCCTCACCCAGTCGGTTCCCAGCATCTGA
- a CDS encoding ATP-binding protein: MDIWWTLHLKRDPASVPLARRILLGAMDSAGVDPQVAFDLGIALTEACANAVEHATSTRPDEGFQVTASISGDRLRIEVTDTGPGLPPATGASRPLTLPPLRRQAGPAIRPPGRCRTRRGRATLPAPALTAHRPRTGDHPAPYDTHVLPAGRPTTARPIDLDTLPDLTAESGRGLFLIHALTDHVQLRNHPLRGAIVSFDKVLKWQDDALLRAAS; this comes from the coding sequence GTGGACATCTGGTGGACTCTGCACCTCAAGCGCGACCCGGCCAGCGTTCCGCTCGCCCGGCGCATCCTGCTCGGCGCGATGGACTCCGCCGGTGTCGATCCGCAGGTCGCCTTCGACCTCGGCATCGCCCTCACCGAGGCCTGCGCCAACGCCGTCGAGCACGCCACCTCCACCCGCCCGGACGAGGGCTTCCAGGTCACCGCGTCCATCTCCGGCGACCGCCTGCGGATCGAGGTGACCGACACCGGCCCCGGCCTCCCACCGGCCACCGGCGCGTCCCGGCCGCTCACCCTCCCCCCGCTGCGCCGCCAGGCCGGGCCCGCCATCCGCCCCCCGGGCCGCTGCCGCACCCGCCGCGGCCGGGCCACCCTCCCGGCCCCCGCCCTCACCGCACACCGCCCCCGCACGGGTGACCACCCCGCCCCGTACGACACCCACGTCCTCCCGGCCGGCCGCCCCACCACCGCCCGCCCGATCGACCTGGACACCCTCCCCGACCTCACCGCCGAGAGCGGCCGCGGCCTGTTCCTGATCCACGCCCTCACCGACCACGTCCAGCTCCGCAACCACCCCCTGCGCGGAGCCATCGTCAGCTTCGACAAGGTCCTCAAGTGGCAGGACGACGCGCTGCTGCGGGCGGCTTCCTGA
- the efeB gene encoding iron uptake transporter deferrochelatase/peroxidase subunit yields the protein MTSSSGLPRLSRRALLGSAGAAGLAVGAVGGALGQQALAAPAAGTGGSTGAALGRATIPFHGPRQAGILQPAQARVQLAAFDLADGAGGTGSRDGLRKLLRQWSATAARLARGEDAPSAENQIARDAGPCSLTVTFGFGASLFDKTGLTDRRPAALAPLPDFPEDAIDRARSDGDLWVQIGADDALVAFHALRVLQRQAAGTATLRWQMAGFGRTPGATPHPMTGRNLMGQVDGTNNPKPGQDGFEEKIFTGGDGWFAGGTYAVVRRIRMLLDNWENLPTDRQERVIGRRKSDGAPLSGGTETTAVDLTARGADGALAVPADAHIRVAAPGSNGGAAMLRRGFSYADGVLADGSPDAGLLFVAFQADPMKGFVPVQRKLARGDGLSRFIRHESSGLYAVPPGAPEGGYVGQALLD from the coding sequence ATGACCTCGTCCTCCGGACTCCCCCGCCTCTCCCGCCGGGCGCTGCTCGGCAGCGCCGGGGCCGCCGGCCTGGCCGTCGGGGCGGTCGGCGGCGCGCTGGGGCAGCAGGCCCTGGCCGCCCCGGCCGCCGGTACGGGCGGCAGCACTGGCGCCGCGCTCGGCCGGGCCACGATCCCGTTCCACGGGCCCCGGCAGGCGGGCATCCTGCAACCCGCCCAGGCCCGGGTGCAGTTGGCCGCCTTCGACCTGGCCGACGGGGCCGGTGGAACGGGATCGCGGGACGGGCTGCGGAAGCTGCTGCGGCAGTGGTCGGCGACGGCCGCGCGGCTGGCCCGGGGCGAGGACGCGCCGTCGGCGGAGAACCAGATCGCGCGGGACGCCGGGCCCTGCTCACTGACCGTCACCTTCGGCTTCGGCGCCTCGCTCTTCGACAAGACCGGCCTGACGGACCGTCGGCCGGCCGCGCTCGCCCCGCTGCCGGACTTCCCCGAGGACGCGATCGACCGGGCCCGCAGCGACGGTGACCTGTGGGTGCAGATCGGTGCCGACGACGCGCTGGTCGCCTTCCACGCCCTCCGGGTGCTCCAGCGCCAGGCCGCCGGGACCGCCACCCTGCGCTGGCAGATGGCCGGCTTCGGCCGCACCCCCGGCGCCACCCCGCACCCGATGACCGGACGCAACCTGATGGGCCAGGTGGACGGCACCAACAACCCGAAGCCGGGCCAGGACGGCTTCGAGGAGAAGATCTTCACCGGTGGCGACGGCTGGTTCGCCGGGGGCACGTACGCGGTGGTCCGGCGGATCCGGATGCTGCTGGACAACTGGGAGAACCTGCCGACGGACCGTCAGGAGCGGGTGATCGGCCGACGGAAGTCGGACGGCGCACCGCTCTCGGGCGGGACCGAGACCACGGCGGTGGACCTGACCGCGCGGGGTGCGGACGGCGCCCTCGCGGTGCCCGCCGACGCACACATCCGGGTCGCGGCACCGGGCTCCAACGGTGGGGCCGCGATGCTGCGGCGCGGGTTCTCCTACGCGGACGGGGTGCTGGCCGACGGGTCGCCGGATGCCGGGCTGCTGTTCGTCGCGTTCCAGGCCGACCCGATGAAGGGGTTCGTGCCGGTGCAGCGGAAGTTGGCCCGGGGGGACGGGCTCTCGCGGTTCATCAGGCACGAGTCGAGCGGGCTCTACGCGGTGCCGCCGGGGGCGCCCGAGGGTGGGTACGTGGGGCAGGCACTGCTCGACTGA
- a CDS encoding YcnI family copper-binding membrane protein: MRISPARRLAAAATVAAASVLALAAPAFAHVTVQPGSVQQGGYSAVDFRVPNESDTASTVKLEVNLPLDHPMASVRTQPIAGWTATLEKSKLDKPLKSHGKDITEAVSKITWTADPGVKIGPGQFQDFKVSLGAMPTDTEKLTFKALQTYDNGDVVRWIDEAKEGQAEPAKPAPVLTLTKAPAAAGGDHHAGSADASKDQAADHASMSSDDSTARTLGVVGIVVGVLGAALGVVGLRRKNGAS; encoded by the coding sequence ATGCGTATCTCTCCTGCCCGTCGTCTCGCCGCCGCCGCCACCGTCGCCGCCGCCTCCGTGCTCGCGCTGGCCGCCCCCGCCTTCGCGCACGTCACCGTCCAGCCGGGCTCGGTCCAGCAGGGCGGCTACAGCGCCGTCGACTTCCGGGTGCCGAACGAGAGCGACACCGCCTCGACGGTGAAGCTGGAGGTCAACCTGCCGCTGGACCACCCGATGGCCTCGGTGCGCACCCAGCCGATCGCGGGCTGGACCGCGACCCTGGAGAAGTCCAAGCTCGACAAGCCGCTGAAGTCGCACGGCAAGGACATCACCGAGGCGGTCTCCAAGATCACCTGGACCGCCGACCCGGGCGTCAAGATCGGCCCCGGCCAGTTCCAGGACTTCAAGGTCTCGCTCGGCGCGATGCCGACCGACACCGAGAAGCTCACCTTCAAGGCGCTGCAGACGTACGACAACGGTGACGTGGTGCGCTGGATCGACGAGGCCAAGGAGGGCCAGGCCGAGCCCGCCAAGCCCGCCCCGGTGCTGACCCTCACCAAGGCCCCCGCCGCCGCCGGTGGCGACCACCACGCCGGTTCCGCCGACGCCTCCAAGGACCAGGCCGCCGACCACGCCTCGATGAGCTCGGACGACTCCACCGCCCGCACCCTCGGTGTGGTCGGCATCGTGGTCGGCGTGCTCGGCGCCGCGCTCGGTGTGGTCGGCCTGCGCCGCAAGAACGGCGCCTCCTGA
- a CDS encoding copper resistance CopC/CopD family protein produces the protein MWKRLGALLTVVVTAVLLLIGGAGTASAHATLVSTDPANNAVVATAPAAVTLTFSEGVSLSPDSVRVLGPDGTSVDSGEPGHVDGKAATARVALRPGLANGTYTVAWRAVSEDSHPIGGAFTFSIGAPSATTVSAAALQDVKADGAVAFAYGTGRTVAYAAFALLAGAAAFVLICWPAGAAVRSVQRLLMTGWVSLLVSTVAVLLLRGPYERGTGIGQAFDLSLVRSTLDERIGTALSVRLLLLAAAGVFLSLLVGQLGQTRPETAPQATSEAAPEAASQGDEEPDELRQLEQRAAERPLRDARLGLGVAGLVLAVALSATWAGADHASVGEQVWLALPAAMVHLLAMALWLGGLTTLLLALRNGVGPRAVELFSRLAFGAVAVLVLTGVYQAWRGLGSWGALVDTEYGRLLLIKTGAVVAMVGVAWFSRGWVARLRSGPAVAPAQAAAPAKAAVADGTDPVRAAQLARQRAARDEATVRQERDGTPARAGLRRSVLVEAAVAVVVLVVTTMLTNTPPGKVAEAVAAAPGSSPAGTPAAGASVVPGKTVELKLPYDTGGRTPNAKGTATVALNPADVGLNNVRLALTDTAGQPVEVPEVELAFTLPDRDLGPLPVTLKAEGPGRWSGTGQLPLAGNWVLSVTVRSSDIDQVTEVKPLKIG, from the coding sequence ATGTGGAAGAGGCTTGGTGCCCTGCTGACGGTCGTGGTCACGGCCGTGCTGCTGCTGATCGGCGGCGCCGGTACGGCGTCCGCGCACGCGACGCTGGTCTCCACCGACCCGGCGAACAACGCGGTGGTGGCCACCGCGCCGGCCGCCGTGACGCTGACCTTCAGCGAGGGCGTCTCGCTCTCTCCCGACTCGGTCCGGGTGCTCGGACCTGACGGCACGTCGGTGGACTCCGGCGAACCCGGCCACGTCGACGGCAAGGCCGCCACCGCCCGGGTCGCGCTGCGCCCGGGCCTCGCCAACGGCACCTACACGGTGGCCTGGCGGGCCGTCTCGGAGGACTCGCACCCGATCGGCGGGGCCTTCACCTTCTCGATCGGCGCCCCCTCGGCGACCACCGTCTCGGCCGCCGCACTCCAGGACGTCAAGGCGGACGGCGCGGTCGCGTTCGCCTACGGCACCGGCAGGACCGTCGCGTACGCCGCGTTCGCGCTGCTGGCCGGGGCGGCCGCGTTCGTGCTGATCTGCTGGCCCGCCGGGGCGGCGGTCCGGTCGGTGCAGCGGCTGCTGATGACCGGCTGGGTCTCGCTGCTGGTGTCCACGGTGGCGGTGCTGCTGCTGCGCGGCCCGTACGAGCGGGGCACCGGGATCGGGCAGGCGTTCGACCTCTCGCTGGTGCGCAGCACCCTGGACGAGCGGATCGGGACGGCGCTGTCGGTCCGGCTGCTGCTGCTCGCGGCGGCGGGGGTCTTCCTCTCGCTGCTGGTCGGGCAGTTGGGGCAGACCAGGCCGGAGACCGCTCCGCAGGCCACGTCGGAGGCTGCTCCGGAGGCCGCTTCGCAGGGTGATGAGGAGCCCGACGAGCTGCGGCAGTTGGAGCAGCGGGCCGCCGAACGGCCGCTCCGGGACGCCCGGTTGGGCCTCGGCGTGGCCGGTCTGGTGCTGGCCGTGGCGCTCTCCGCCACCTGGGCCGGGGCGGACCACGCCTCGGTCGGCGAGCAGGTCTGGCTGGCGCTGCCGGCCGCGATGGTGCACCTGCTGGCGATGGCGCTCTGGCTGGGCGGGCTGACCACGCTGCTGCTCGCGCTCCGCAACGGGGTCGGGCCGCGGGCGGTCGAGCTGTTCTCCCGGCTGGCGTTCGGCGCCGTCGCGGTACTGGTGCTGACCGGCGTCTACCAGGCCTGGCGCGGGCTGGGCAGCTGGGGCGCGCTGGTGGACACCGAGTACGGGCGGCTGCTGCTGATCAAGACCGGTGCCGTGGTCGCGATGGTGGGCGTCGCCTGGTTCTCCCGGGGCTGGGTGGCCCGGCTGCGCTCGGGTCCGGCTGTTGCTCCGGCGCAGGCCGCCGCCCCGGCCAAGGCCGCGGTGGCGGACGGGACCGACCCGGTCCGGGCCGCGCAGCTGGCCAGACAGCGGGCCGCCCGGGACGAGGCGACGGTGCGTCAGGAGCGCGACGGCACGCCCGCGCGGGCCGGGCTGCGCCGGTCCGTCCTGGTCGAGGCCGCGGTCGCGGTGGTCGTGCTGGTGGTCACCACCATGCTGACCAACACCCCGCCCGGCAAGGTGGCCGAGGCGGTCGCCGCCGCCCCGGGCAGCAGCCCCGCCGGTACGCCGGCCGCGGGCGCGAGCGTCGTGCCGGGGAAGACCGTGGAGCTCAAGCTCCCGTACGACACCGGCGGCCGCACCCCGAACGCCAAGGGCACCGCCACCGTCGCCCTCAACCCGGCGGACGTCGGGCTGAACAACGTGCGGCTCGCCCTGACCGACACCGCCGGTCAGCCGGTCGAGGTGCCCGAGGTGGAGCTCGCCTTCACCCTGCCGGACCGCGACCTCGGCCCGCTCCCGGTGACCCTCAAGGCCGAGGGCCCGGGCCGCTGGTCCGGCACCGGCCAACTCCCGCTCGCGGGCAACTGGGTGCTGTCGGTGACCGTACGGTCCTCCGACATCGACCAGGTGACCGAGGTAAAACCGCTCAAGATCGGCTGA
- a CDS encoding copper chaperone PCu(A)C has protein sequence MSPFRRRALYGAGLAAALTAGTVLVGCGSDGPAAVARLSVVDSYIPAPASPGGMAAGYLTVRNTGAGSDELIAVRSPGASSVTMHRSTERTMEEVPSLPVPANGELQLARGGNHLMIMGWTKAPVVGDRLELELTFAKGETIAVQVPVESLTYRPGSK, from the coding sequence ATGAGTCCGTTCCGCCGCCGGGCCCTGTACGGCGCCGGTCTGGCCGCCGCGCTGACCGCCGGTACGGTGCTGGTCGGCTGCGGGTCCGACGGCCCGGCCGCGGTGGCCAGGCTGAGCGTGGTCGACTCCTACATCCCGGCTCCGGCGAGCCCGGGCGGGATGGCCGCCGGCTACCTGACGGTCCGTAACACCGGGGCGGGCAGCGACGAGCTGATCGCGGTGCGCAGCCCCGGAGCCAGCTCGGTCACCATGCACCGTTCCACCGAACGGACCATGGAAGAGGTGCCGTCCCTCCCGGTGCCCGCCAACGGCGAACTGCAGCTCGCCCGGGGCGGCAACCACCTCATGATCATGGGCTGGACGAAGGCACCCGTGGTCGGCGACCGGCTCGAACTCGAACTCACCTTCGCCAAGGGCGAGACCATCGCCGTCCAGGTGCCGGTCGAGTCCCTCACCTACCGACCCGGGAGCAAGTAG
- a CDS encoding LysR family transcriptional regulator — MIDVQRLRVLRAVAEHGSFNRAATALHLTPSAVSQHVAALERSLGTLVVDRSTRGVTLTPAGRIMFGAAESVAAELEHARRQVSQLDTGRVQLTVATFTSGGRLLLPAAFSRLMATHPETVLHVREGEPEDTLPLVRQGAVDLALAYHFDGPLPVGPGGGAGLEWTPLLADPLHVVLPQGHRLAGHEALDLAELAGEPWVLGCLKTEAYLRRYAERAGFDPDVRGTTTDYFFARSLVAAGVGISLIPSIALTPEIPGLCTAPITSPGPVRHIGVATLGRGDRPHVARLVHALREEAGLTGDQPGELRKPPAAARRPAT; from the coding sequence TTGATCGATGTGCAGCGGCTCCGCGTCCTGCGGGCGGTGGCGGAGCACGGCAGCTTCAACCGGGCGGCCACCGCCCTGCACCTCACCCCGTCGGCCGTCTCCCAGCACGTGGCCGCGCTGGAGCGCTCCCTCGGCACCCTGGTGGTCGACCGCAGCACCCGTGGGGTCACCCTCACTCCGGCCGGCCGGATCATGTTCGGCGCCGCCGAATCCGTCGCGGCCGAGCTGGAGCACGCACGGCGGCAGGTCTCCCAGCTGGACACCGGGCGGGTGCAGCTCACCGTCGCCACCTTCACCAGCGGCGGCCGGCTGCTGCTGCCCGCCGCCTTCTCCCGGCTGATGGCGACCCACCCCGAGACCGTGCTCCACGTCAGGGAGGGCGAACCCGAGGACACCCTGCCGCTCGTCCGCCAGGGCGCCGTGGACCTCGCGCTCGCCTACCACTTCGACGGCCCGCTCCCGGTCGGACCGGGCGGCGGCGCCGGCCTGGAGTGGACACCGCTCCTGGCCGACCCCCTGCACGTCGTCCTGCCGCAGGGGCATCGCCTCGCGGGCCACGAGGCGCTCGACCTCGCCGAGCTGGCAGGCGAGCCCTGGGTGCTCGGCTGCCTGAAGACCGAGGCGTACCTGCGCCGCTACGCCGAGCGGGCCGGCTTCGATCCGGACGTGCGCGGGACCACCACCGACTACTTCTTCGCCCGCTCGCTGGTCGCCGCAGGGGTGGGCATCTCGCTGATCCCCTCCATCGCGCTGACCCCGGAGATCCCCGGCCTGTGCACCGCACCGATCACGTCGCCGGGGCCGGTCCGGCACATCGGCGTCGCCACCCTCGGCCGCGGCGACCGGCCGCACGTCGCGCGGCTCGTCCACGCCCTGCGCGAGGAGGCGGGCCTGACGGGAGATCAGCCCGGCGAGCTCAGGAAGCCGCCCGCAGCAGCGCGTCGTCCTGCCACTTGA